The Streptomyces sp. NBC_01255 genome window below encodes:
- a CDS encoding serine/threonine protein kinase, with translation MGPYRLITRLDPPTSAVPCRRFVARTADGSRTVLLSTSLPGTDPARFAAEAGAARHLLGPWIAPVTDVAELTEPAAGPAWSGPAWYATPYVPALPFPVALAVHGGPLPETTVRAVGAALAEALAAAHSQGLTHAGVSPAAVLLTADGPRLSCFGAVRAAAADGEPRTGLPGLDPGSLAPEQASGGRPRPPGDVFALGAVLAYAATGHTVPEREELPPALRQVVSSCLARDPADRPTAAAVMSALAPPTSHQTVLNSAGALLTPGWLPGRVVAALARQSAELLAAELPVAPEHAGPAEPATPALT, from the coding sequence ATCGGCCCGTACCGGCTGATCACCCGCCTCGACCCACCCACCTCCGCCGTCCCCTGCCGCCGGTTCGTCGCCCGCACCGCGGACGGCAGCCGTACGGTCCTCCTGAGCACCTCGCTGCCCGGCACCGACCCGGCCCGCTTCGCCGCCGAGGCCGGCGCGGCCCGCCACCTCCTCGGCCCGTGGATCGCCCCGGTGACGGACGTGGCCGAACTGACCGAACCGGCCGCAGGCCCTGCCTGGTCAGGCCCCGCCTGGTACGCGACCCCGTACGTACCCGCCCTCCCGTTCCCCGTGGCCCTCGCCGTCCACGGCGGCCCGCTGCCCGAGACCACCGTCCGGGCCGTCGGCGCCGCCCTCGCCGAGGCGCTCGCCGCCGCGCACTCCCAGGGCCTCACGCACGCCGGGGTCTCCCCCGCCGCCGTCCTCCTCACGGCCGACGGCCCGCGGCTGAGCTGCTTCGGCGCGGTACGGGCCGCCGCGGCCGACGGCGAGCCGCGCACCGGCCTGCCGGGCCTCGACCCTGGGTCGCTCGCCCCCGAACAGGCCTCGGGCGGCCGCCCGCGACCGCCGGGCGACGTCTTCGCGCTCGGCGCCGTCCTCGCGTACGCCGCCACCGGCCACACCGTCCCCGAACGCGAGGAACTCCCGCCCGCCCTGCGCCAGGTGGTCTCCTCCTGTCTGGCCCGCGACCCCGCCGACCGCCCCACGGCGGCCGCCGTGATGTCCGCGCTCGCACCGCCGACCTCGCACCAGACGGTGCTGAACTCGGCCGGCGCCCTGCTCACCCCCGGCTGGCTGCCGGGCCGGGTGGTCGCCGCGCTCGCCCGCCAGTCGGCGGAGCTGCTGGCCGCGGAGTTGCCCGTGGCACCCGAGCACGCGGGCCCCGCGGAGCCCGCCACGCCTGCCCTCACCTGA
- a CDS encoding helix-turn-helix domain-containing protein, producing the protein MPGGRLTQQERQQIALGLADGLAYAEIARRLDRPTSTITREVMRNGGPTGYRADLAHRATERRAHRSRQATPRSPEALPQAHGRDPEAVREYEEVLTTVFMQSGMPKMMSGVMACLCMSDTGSLTAAELVQRLSVSPATVSKAIAFLEGQAFVRRERDEGRRERYTVDADVWYQSMMASARATAQIVETARQGVGVLGPDTPAGTRLENIARFLDFVSESTSRAAEQARAILHTSPETPAGTTAETTADETSA; encoded by the coding sequence ATGCCAGGTGGCAGGCTCACCCAGCAGGAACGTCAGCAGATCGCGCTGGGGCTGGCCGACGGCCTCGCCTACGCCGAGATCGCCCGACGGCTCGACCGTCCGACCTCGACCATCACGCGTGAGGTGATGCGGAACGGCGGCCCCACCGGCTACCGCGCCGACCTGGCCCACCGCGCCACCGAACGCCGTGCCCACCGGAGCAGGCAGGCCACGCCCCGGAGCCCGGAGGCGCTCCCGCAGGCCCACGGACGCGACCCCGAGGCCGTGCGCGAGTACGAGGAAGTCCTCACCACCGTCTTCATGCAGTCGGGCATGCCCAAGATGATGTCCGGGGTGATGGCGTGCCTCTGCATGAGCGACACGGGCAGTCTCACCGCGGCCGAACTCGTCCAGCGCCTCAGCGTCAGTCCGGCGACCGTCTCCAAGGCGATCGCCTTCCTGGAGGGCCAGGCCTTCGTCCGCCGGGAACGCGACGAAGGCCGCCGCGAGCGCTACACCGTCGACGCCGACGTCTGGTACCAGTCGATGATGGCAAGCGCCCGGGCCACCGCCCAGATCGTCGAGACCGCACGGCAGGGCGTCGGCGTCCTCGGCCCCGACACCCCGGCCGGTACGCGCCTCGAAAACATCGCCCGCTTCCTCGACTTCGTCAGCGAGAGCACCTCGCGCGCCGCGGAGCAGGCACGCGCGATCCTCCACACGAGCCCGGAAACACCCGCGGGAACAACCGCAGAAACAACCGCGGACGAGACGTCCGCCTGA
- a CDS encoding DUF4097 family beta strand repeat-containing protein, giving the protein MQKFATTAPVSAILDIPAGTIRFIAADQTAGTTVEVLPANAAKSNDVKAAEQVTVAYADGVLRIEAAEPKSRILGNSGAVEVTVQLPAGSRVEARTAAADFHGVGRLGDVTIESAQGTVKLDETASAHLTLQAGDITVGRLGGPAELRTQKGDITITEALGGAVVLRTESGDLEVGAARGVSATLDAGTAYGRITNTLQNSAGSAAELNIHASTAHGDITARSL; this is encoded by the coding sequence ATGCAGAAGTTCGCCACCACCGCCCCCGTCTCCGCCATCCTCGACATCCCGGCCGGCACCATCCGGTTCATCGCCGCCGACCAGACCGCCGGCACCACCGTCGAGGTCCTCCCCGCGAACGCCGCGAAGAGCAACGACGTGAAGGCCGCCGAGCAGGTCACCGTCGCCTACGCCGACGGCGTGCTGCGGATCGAGGCCGCCGAGCCGAAGAGCCGGATCCTGGGCAACTCCGGTGCGGTCGAGGTCACCGTCCAGCTGCCGGCCGGCTCCCGCGTCGAGGCCAGGACCGCCGCCGCCGACTTCCACGGTGTCGGGCGCCTGGGCGACGTGACCATCGAGAGCGCGCAGGGCACCGTCAAGCTCGACGAGACCGCGAGCGCCCACCTCACCCTCCAGGCCGGTGACATCACCGTCGGCCGCCTCGGCGGCCCCGCGGAACTCCGCACCCAGAAGGGCGACATCACGATCACCGAGGCCCTGGGCGGCGCGGTCGTGCTGCGCACCGAGTCCGGCGACCTGGAAGTCGGCGCCGCCCGCGGCGTCTCCGCCACCCTCGACGCCGGCACCGCCTACGGCCGCATCACCAACACCCTGCAGAACAGCGCCGGTTCCGCCGCCGAGCTGAACATCCACGCCTCCACCGCCCACGGCGACATCACCGCCCGCAGCCTCTGA
- a CDS encoding ATP-binding cassette domain-containing protein — protein sequence MTDLAIAANGLRKSYGDKVVLDGIDLAVPQGTVFSLLGPNGAGKTTAVKILSTLVSPGPGSGAIRIGGHDLATAPQAIRAAIGVTGQFSAVDGLITGEENMLLMADLHHLSKRDGRRVAAELLERFDLVEAAKKPASTYSGGMKRRLDIAMTLVGDPRIIFLDEPTTGLDPRSRHTMWQIIRQLVTGGVTVFLTTQYLEEADELADRIAVLNDGKIAAEGTAEELKRLIPGGHVRLRFTDPTAYQRAAHAVGEAAKDDEAQTLQLPSDGSQRALHALLDRLATAGIQADELTVHTPDLDDVFFALTGGTAIPHQPKDAVR from the coding sequence ATGACCGACTTGGCCATCGCGGCGAACGGGCTGCGCAAGTCCTACGGTGACAAGGTCGTCCTCGACGGCATCGATCTGGCCGTCCCGCAGGGAACGGTGTTCTCCCTGCTCGGACCGAACGGCGCCGGCAAGACCACCGCCGTCAAGATCCTCTCCACGCTCGTCTCCCCGGGCCCCGGCTCGGGCGCCATCCGCATCGGCGGCCACGACCTGGCCACCGCCCCGCAGGCCATCCGGGCCGCGATCGGTGTCACCGGCCAGTTCTCCGCCGTCGACGGCCTGATCACCGGCGAGGAGAACATGCTCCTCATGGCCGACCTGCACCACCTGTCCAAGCGAGACGGGCGCCGGGTCGCCGCCGAACTCCTCGAACGCTTCGACCTCGTGGAGGCCGCGAAGAAGCCCGCCTCCACCTACTCCGGCGGCATGAAGCGCCGCCTCGACATCGCCATGACCCTCGTCGGCGACCCGCGGATCATCTTCCTCGACGAACCCACCACCGGCCTCGACCCCCGCTCCCGCCACACCATGTGGCAGATCATCCGCCAGCTCGTCACCGGCGGCGTCACCGTCTTCCTCACCACCCAGTACCTCGAGGAAGCCGACGAACTCGCCGACCGCATCGCCGTCCTCAACGACGGCAAGATCGCCGCCGAAGGCACCGCCGAGGAACTCAAGCGCCTCATCCCCGGCGGCCACGTCCGCCTCCGCTTCACCGACCCCACCGCCTACCAGCGCGCGGCCCACGCCGTCGGCGAGGCCGCGAAGGACGACGAGGCGCAGACCCTTCAGCTCCCCAGCGACGGCAGCCAGCGCGCCCTGCACGCCCTCCTCGACCGCCTCGCCACCGCCGGCATCCAGGCGGACGAACTCACCGTCCACACCCCCGACCTCGACGACGTCTTCTTCGCCCTCACCGGCGGAACCGCCATCCCCCACCAGCCGAAGGATGCAGTCCGATGA
- a CDS encoding ABC transporter permease, giving the protein MSSLSLAVRDSSTMLRRNLLHARRYPSLTLNLLLTPVMLLLLFVYIFGDTMSAGIGGGDRADYIAYLVPGLLLMTIGSTTIGTAVSVSNDMTEGIIARFRTMAIHRPSVLVGHVVGSVLQCVMSVLLVGAVALAIGFRSSDATALEWLAALGLLVLFATALTWIAVGMGLISPNAEAASNNAMPLIFLPLISSTFVPIASMPGWFQPIAEYQPFTPAIETLRGLLLGTEIGHNGWLAIAWCIGLNVLGYFWSTSKFNSDAK; this is encoded by the coding sequence ATGAGCTCTCTCTCCCTCGCCGTCCGCGACTCGTCCACGATGCTGCGCCGCAACCTCCTGCACGCCCGCCGCTACCCCTCCCTCACCCTGAACCTGCTCCTCACCCCCGTCATGCTCCTGCTGCTCTTCGTCTACATCTTCGGCGACACGATGAGCGCCGGCATCGGCGGCGGCGACCGCGCCGACTACATCGCCTACCTCGTCCCCGGTCTGCTCCTGATGACCATCGGCAGCACCACCATCGGCACCGCCGTGTCCGTCTCCAACGACATGACCGAGGGCATCATCGCCCGCTTCCGCACCATGGCCATCCACCGCCCGTCCGTCCTCGTCGGACACGTCGTCGGCAGCGTCCTGCAATGCGTGATGAGCGTCCTGCTCGTCGGCGCCGTCGCCCTCGCCATCGGCTTCCGCTCCTCCGACGCCACCGCCCTGGAATGGCTGGCCGCACTCGGACTCCTCGTCCTGTTCGCCACCGCCCTCACCTGGATCGCCGTCGGCATGGGCCTCATCAGCCCCAACGCCGAAGCCGCCAGCAACAACGCGATGCCCCTGATCTTCCTCCCCCTCATCTCCAGCACCTTCGTCCCCATCGCCTCCATGCCCGGCTGGTTCCAGCCCATCGCCGAGTACCAGCCCTTCACCCCCGCCATCGAAACCCTCCGCGGCCTCCTCCTCGGCACCGAGATCGGCCACAACGGATGGCTCGCCATCGCCTGGTGCATCGGTCTCAACGTTCTCGGCTACTTCTGGTCGACCTCCAAGTTCAACAGCGACGCGAAGTGA
- a CDS encoding MFS transporter: MSALEPRDADIDADADVAATHSPGPRAAYDDTKGSVLDGDHRALSIGIVSVVLLIAFEATAVGTAMPVAARELNGVSVYAFAFSAYFTTSLFGMVLAGQWSDRRGPLGSLATGMTAFAAGLLLSGTAASMWMFILGRAVQGLGGGLVIVALYVVVSRAYAEHLRPAIMAAFAASWVVPSVVGPLAAGTITEHLGWRWVFVGIPALVVIPLALALPAIRRTASGPADPAAPVAPWDRRQIGLALAISAGAGLLQYAGQELRWLSLLPAAAGVALLVPAIRGLLPRGTVRAARGLPSVILLRGIAAGSFIAAESFVPLMLVTQRGLSVTLAGLSLAVGGLTWALGSWIQSRPWTEPYRERLVVLGMVLVALAIAAAPSVLIAAVPVWVVAAAWAVGCLGMGAVIASTSVLLMKLSPPEEAGANSAALQISDGLSNVLLLAAGGAAFAALGGGAVGHAVSSHAATGSHPAAFAAVFLPMAGVAAVGAWVATRLRTEPTRA, encoded by the coding sequence ATGAGCGCCCTCGAACCCCGTGACGCCGACATCGACGCCGATGCCGACGTCGCCGCCACCCACAGCCCCGGACCCCGTGCCGCGTACGACGACACCAAGGGGTCCGTCCTCGACGGCGACCACCGGGCGCTCAGCATCGGCATCGTCTCCGTCGTCCTGCTCATCGCCTTCGAGGCGACCGCCGTCGGCACGGCGATGCCCGTCGCCGCCCGCGAGCTGAACGGCGTCTCCGTCTACGCCTTCGCCTTCTCCGCGTACTTCACCACCAGCCTCTTCGGCATGGTCCTGGCCGGCCAGTGGTCCGACCGGCGGGGGCCGCTCGGGTCCCTCGCCACCGGAATGACCGCCTTCGCCGCCGGACTGCTCCTCTCCGGCACCGCCGCCTCCATGTGGATGTTCATCCTTGGCCGGGCCGTGCAGGGACTGGGCGGCGGCCTCGTGATCGTCGCGCTGTACGTGGTGGTCAGCCGGGCGTACGCGGAACACCTCAGGCCCGCGATCATGGCCGCGTTCGCCGCGAGCTGGGTCGTCCCCTCCGTCGTCGGACCGCTCGCCGCCGGAACGATCACCGAGCACCTCGGCTGGCGCTGGGTCTTCGTCGGCATCCCCGCCCTCGTCGTCATCCCGCTCGCCCTCGCCCTCCCCGCGATACGCCGGACCGCCTCCGGCCCCGCCGACCCGGCGGCGCCCGTCGCCCCCTGGGACCGGCGGCAGATCGGACTCGCCCTCGCCATCTCGGCCGGTGCCGGGCTGCTCCAGTACGCGGGGCAGGAGCTGCGCTGGCTCTCCCTGCTGCCGGCCGCCGCGGGCGTCGCGCTCCTCGTGCCCGCCATCCGCGGGCTGCTGCCGCGCGGCACCGTCCGGGCCGCGCGCGGCCTGCCCTCGGTCATCCTGCTGCGCGGCATCGCCGCCGGGTCCTTCATCGCGGCCGAGTCCTTCGTGCCGCTGATGCTGGTCACGCAGCGCGGCCTGAGCGTGACCCTGGCCGGGCTCTCGCTCGCCGTCGGCGGCCTCACCTGGGCGCTCGGCTCGTGGATCCAGTCCCGGCCGTGGACGGAGCCGTACCGCGAACGCCTGGTCGTCCTCGGGATGGTCCTCGTCGCGCTCGCGATCGCGGCCGCGCCGAGCGTGCTGATCGCGGCGGTGCCGGTCTGGGTGGTCGCGGCGGCCTGGGCCGTCGGCTGCCTCGGCATGGGCGCGGTGATCGCCTCGACGAGCGTGCTGCTCATGAAGCTGTCGCCCCCGGAGGAGGCGGGCGCGAACTCGGCGGCCCTCCAGATCTCGGACGGCCTCTCGAACGTCCTGCTCCTCGCCGCCGGAGGCGCCGCCTTCGCGGCCCTGGGCGGCGGCGCGGTGGGCCACGCGGTGAGCTCCCACGCGGCGACGGGCTCCCACCCGGCGGCCTTCGCGGCGGTCTTCCTGCCGATGGCGGGGGTGGCGGCGGTGGGGGCGTGGGTGGCTACGCGGCTGCGGACGGAGCCGACTCGGGCGTGA
- a CDS encoding CopG family transcriptional regulator, producing the protein MAMNLRLRDDQTEALRRRAQEEGVSMHALVLRAVDDYLVRSAHEARVRQASREQAAKWGELLERLA; encoded by the coding sequence ATGGCCATGAACCTGCGTCTCCGCGACGACCAGACCGAGGCGCTGAGGCGGCGCGCCCAGGAAGAGGGCGTCAGCATGCACGCGCTCGTACTCCGGGCCGTGGACGACTACCTCGTACGGAGCGCACACGAGGCGAGGGTGAGGCAGGCCTCTCGCGAGCAGGCGGCCAAGTGGGGCGAACTCCTGGAGCGTCTCGCGTGA
- a CDS encoding type II toxin-antitoxin system death-on-curing family toxin, producing MRDLGLVAEAAFRPTSVHGGEDVYPGAVEKAAALLQSLAFRSPFVGRNNSTAWLSCVTFLAMNGVQLRPDIDAAERLVIAVATGETDEVEDIARGLRELVLADVS from the coding sequence GTGCGTGACCTAGGGCTCGTCGCGGAGGCCGCCTTCAGGCCGACGTCGGTTCACGGCGGCGAGGACGTCTACCCGGGTGCTGTGGAGAAGGCCGCGGCCCTCCTCCAGTCGCTGGCCTTCCGCAGCCCGTTCGTCGGCCGGAACAACAGCACGGCCTGGCTGTCCTGCGTCACCTTCCTCGCCATGAACGGCGTCCAGCTGCGACCGGACATCGATGCCGCGGAACGCCTGGTCATCGCCGTGGCGACGGGTGAGACCGACGAGGTCGAGGACATCGCGCGCGGGCTCCGCGAGTTGGTCCTCGCCGACGTGAGCTGA